One Astatotilapia calliptera chromosome 1, fAstCal1.2, whole genome shotgun sequence DNA segment encodes these proteins:
- the ppfibp2a gene encoding liprin-beta-2 isoform X4, translated as MGEVSYLKLKLADMEGKQGHGGERQHKAETVVNFISELQEQIYQFQKEINSKIQEKKALEIPNDSRLPVECPAESSESQDSNLGVPCDKTSGIVNKLEDTPNGADGNTTTLEEGSSDAEQKYYCGGESGLLKELRILKDKVEHLEDQKLQYEKKLKATKAEISSLQQLLHSKNAEIESLHSQLLARPSLTTESTEREELYRKRLNTKYQELQKLRSGMKSLAAANDEKDRRIEELTLLLNQCRQFREVSSKARQAPSAVRTLSNGRSLSSSSEEEEQGLMKNGDTSSAKSEDVKSEASTNSSASQQTSISSVQKDSDSRSEVQTLSSSMNDITNGSAQKTGPSEMRSHTLPVNSSLSEQNGIGDSSSEIQSQRSPAGSEDGDSSQRKPEKGDDSTSSDTSPVHSGQRAVGSPEYMKNNRSFKRLWGKLRRTQSGGLPATDPDSGQFRRGGLRATAGPRLTRTPESFDSARDMNIPFSQWTKEQVCGWLEDYGLGQYVSLSRQWVENGQTLLSATPQDFEKEMGLKNPLHRKKLQLALRAFTTKAIEKSSELDHIWVTRWLDDIGLPQYKDQFHEARIDGRMIQYLTVNDLLTLKVTSQLHHLSIKCAIHVLHANKFNPNCLRRRPVEEKHPPPSEVVQWSNHCVMEWLRAVDLAEYAPNLRGSGVHGGLIILEPRFSSETLALLLNIPPQKTLLRRHLATAFSALVGLQAMQEKREYGNATGHVPLTTTAKVKPKKLGFTQFSHLRKRKPDESADYICPIDSGALTVNGVSRLPSSAQRGLSPRLDRQAEREEQVGIKAQTNGPKQ; from the exons ATGGGGGAGGTGTCCTACCTGAAACTAAAGCTGGCAGACATGGAAGGAAAACAGGGCCATGGGGGTGAAAGGCAGCACAAAGCAGAG ACTGTAGTGAATTTCATTAGTGAGCTGCAGGAGCAAATATATCAGTTTCAGAAGGAAATCAATAGCAAGATCCAGGAGAAAAAGGCCCTGGAGATCCCAAATGACAGCAGGCTTCCTGTGGAGTGCCCCGCTGAGTCTTCTGAAAGCCAGGATTCAAACCTGGGGGTGCCATGTGACAAAACCTCGGGGATAGTGAACAAACTGGAGGACACTCCAAACGGGGCCGATGGAAACACAACTACCCTGGAAGAGGGCAGTTCAGATGCAGAGCAAAAGTACTACTGTGGAGGAGAAAGT GGCTTGCTTAAGGAACTCAGGATTCTCAAGGACAAAGTCGAACACCTGGAGGATCAGAAGTTACAGTACGAGAAGAAACTCAAAGCAACAAAG GCAGAGATCAGCAGCCTTCAGCAGCTCCTGCACAGTAAGAACGCTGAGATTGAGAGCTTGCACTCTCAGCTGCTGGCCAGACCCTCTTTAACCAcagagagcacagagagag aggaGTTGTACAGGAAGAGACTAAACACCAAAT ATCAAGAACTGCAGAAGCTTAGGAGTGGTATGAAATCACTGGCAGCTGCCAATGATGAAAAG GACCGACGTATTGAAGAGCTCACTCTGCTCCTGAACCAGTGCAGACAGTTCAGAGAGGTCTCTAGTAAAGCAAGGCAAG CACCATCTGCTGTCCGCACATTGTCGAATGGCAGGAGCCTGTCAAGCAGCAGTGAGGAAGAAGAGCAGGGTCTGATGAAGAATGGTGACACCTCGAGTGCAAAATCGGAGGATGTGAAGTCTGAA GCTTCGACAAACAGTTCTGCATCCCAGCAGACATCGATTTCATCAGTCCAGAAAGACAGCGATTCCAG ATCAGAAGTACAGACTTTATCAAGCAGCATGAATGACATAACAAATGGAAGTGCGCAAAAG ACTGGCCCGAGTGAAATGAGAAGTCACACGCTGCCTGTGAATTCCTCTCTGTCAGAACAAAATGGGATCGGAGACAGCAGCAGTGAAATACAGAGTCAAAGGTCTCCAGCTGGGAGTGAAGACGGAGACTCAAGCCAAA GAAAGCCAGAGAAAGGTGATGACAGCACCTCAAGTGACACTTCCCCTGTTCATTCTGGCCAGCGAGCTGTGGGCTCACCAGAATACATGAAGAATAACAGGAGCTTCAAGAGACTCTGGGGAAA ACTTAGAAGAACACAGTCTGGAGGCCTTCCCGCTACAGATCCAGATTCTGGGCAATTTAGAAGAGGGGGACTGCGTGCGACTGCTGGTCCCAGACTGACCCGAACCCCTGAATCATTTGACTCAGCACG TGATATGAATATTCCATTCAGCCAGTGGACCAaggagcaggtgtgtggctggCTAGAGGACTATGGATTGGGCCAGTACGTTAGTCTCTCCAGACAGTGGGTTGAAAATGGACAAACACTTCTGTCTGCCACACCTCAGGATTTTGAGAAG GAGATGGGTCTGAAGAATCCACTGCACAGGAAGAAGTTGCAGCTCGCTCTGCGCGCATTCACCACTAAAGCTATAGAGAAGTCCTCAGAGCTGGACCACATCTGGGTCACCC GCTGGCTGGATGATATTGGATTGCCACAGTATAAAGACCAGTTCCATGAAGCTCGAATAGATGGTCGGATGATACAATATCTCACAGTG AATGATCTCTTGACTCTAAAGGTTACCAGCCAACTCCACCATCTTAGTATTAAGTGCGCAATTCATGTGCTTCATGCCAATAAATTCAACCCAAACTGTCTTCGACGTAGGCCAGTGGAGGAG AAACATCCTCCTCCTTCAGAAGTAGTGCAGTGGTCTAACCATTGTGTGATGGAGTGGCTGAGAGCAGTTGACCTAGCTGAGTATGCTCCTAATCTACGGGGCAGCGGTGTTCACGGTGGACTGATT ATTCTGGAGCCTCGCTTCAGCTCAGAGACTTTGGCCCTGCTTTTAAATATTCCTCCGCAAAAGACTTTGCTCCGTCGTCATCTCGCAACTGCATTTTCTGCTCTGGTCGGGCTTCAGGCCATGCAGGAGAAACGAGAATATGGCAATGCTACGGGCCATGTGCCCCTCACTACAACCGCAAAAGTAAAG ccGAAGAAGCTGGGCTTCACTCAATTCAGTCACCTCAGAAAGAGGAAGCCTGATGAATCTGCGGACTATATCTGCCCGATAGACAGTGGAGCACTAACAGTAAACGGAGTTTCTCGCCTGCCATCTTCAGCACAAAGGGGCCTCAGCCCCAGGTTGGACAGACAGGCTGAGCGGGAGGAACAAGTGGGTATCAAAGCTCAAACTAATGGCCCCaaacaataa
- the ppfibp2a gene encoding liprin-beta-2 isoform X5 — protein sequence MEYDIDFYKHFAWLRKVNLHSNANSESYQERLSRLEGDKESLILQVSVLTDQVEAQGVKISDLESSLMEHRHKLNSTEEMLQQELLHRASLENQKLSLMGEVSYLKLKLADMEGKQGHGGERQHKAEGLLKELRILKDKVEHLEDQKLQYEKKLKATKAEISSLQQLLHSKNAEIESLHSQLLARPSLTTESTEREELYRKRLNTKYQELQKLRSGMKSLAAANDEKDRRIEELTLLLNQCRQFREVSSKARQAPSAVRTLSNGRSLSSSSEEEEQGLMKNGDTSSAKSEDVKSEASTNSSASQQTSISSVQKDSDSRSEVQTLSSSMNDITNGSAQKTGPSEMRSHTLPVNSSLSEQNGIGDSSSEIQSQRSPAGSEDGDSSQRKPEKGDDSTSSDTSPVHSGQRAVGSPEYMKNNRSFKRLWGKLRRTQSGGLPATDPDSGQFRRGGLRATAGPRLTRTPESFDSARDMNIPFSQWTKEQVCGWLEDYGLGQYVSLSRQWVENGQTLLSATPQDFEKEMGLKNPLHRKKLQLALRAFTTKAIEKSSELDHIWVTRWLDDIGLPQYKDQFHEARIDGRMIQYLTVNDLLTLKVTSQLHHLSIKCAIHVLHANKFNPNCLRRRPVEEKHPPPSEVVQWSNHCVMEWLRAVDLAEYAPNLRGSGVHGGLIILEPRFSSETLALLLNIPPQKTLLRRHLATAFSALVGLQAMQEKREYGNATGHVPLTTTAKVKPKKLGFTQFSHLRKRKPDESADYICPIDSGALTVNGVSRLPSSAQRGLSPRLDRQAEREEQVGIKAQTNGPKQ from the exons ATGGAGTATGATATTGATTTCTACAAACATTTTGCCTGGCTCAGAAAG GTAAACCTCCATTCAAACGCTAACAGTGAGTCTTACCAGGAGCGTTTGTCCCGTCTGGAAGGAGACAAAGAATCACTAATTCTACAG gtgAGTGTGCTGACAGACCAGGTGGAAGCGCAGGGGGTGAAGATCAGCGATTTAGAGAGTTCTTTGATGGAGCATCGGCACAAACTCAACTCCACAGAGGAAATGTTACAGCAG GAACTCCTGCATAGGGCGTCACTGGAGAACCAGAAGCTGAGTCTTATGGGGGAGGTGTCCTACCTGAAACTAAAGCTGGCAGACATGGAAGGAAAACAGGGCCATGGGGGTGAAAGGCAGCACAAAGCAGAG GGCTTGCTTAAGGAACTCAGGATTCTCAAGGACAAAGTCGAACACCTGGAGGATCAGAAGTTACAGTACGAGAAGAAACTCAAAGCAACAAAG GCAGAGATCAGCAGCCTTCAGCAGCTCCTGCACAGTAAGAACGCTGAGATTGAGAGCTTGCACTCTCAGCTGCTGGCCAGACCCTCTTTAACCAcagagagcacagagagag aggaGTTGTACAGGAAGAGACTAAACACCAAAT ATCAAGAACTGCAGAAGCTTAGGAGTGGTATGAAATCACTGGCAGCTGCCAATGATGAAAAG GACCGACGTATTGAAGAGCTCACTCTGCTCCTGAACCAGTGCAGACAGTTCAGAGAGGTCTCTAGTAAAGCAAGGCAAG CACCATCTGCTGTCCGCACATTGTCGAATGGCAGGAGCCTGTCAAGCAGCAGTGAGGAAGAAGAGCAGGGTCTGATGAAGAATGGTGACACCTCGAGTGCAAAATCGGAGGATGTGAAGTCTGAA GCTTCGACAAACAGTTCTGCATCCCAGCAGACATCGATTTCATCAGTCCAGAAAGACAGCGATTCCAG ATCAGAAGTACAGACTTTATCAAGCAGCATGAATGACATAACAAATGGAAGTGCGCAAAAG ACTGGCCCGAGTGAAATGAGAAGTCACACGCTGCCTGTGAATTCCTCTCTGTCAGAACAAAATGGGATCGGAGACAGCAGCAGTGAAATACAGAGTCAAAGGTCTCCAGCTGGGAGTGAAGACGGAGACTCAAGCCAAA GAAAGCCAGAGAAAGGTGATGACAGCACCTCAAGTGACACTTCCCCTGTTCATTCTGGCCAGCGAGCTGTGGGCTCACCAGAATACATGAAGAATAACAGGAGCTTCAAGAGACTCTGGGGAAA ACTTAGAAGAACACAGTCTGGAGGCCTTCCCGCTACAGATCCAGATTCTGGGCAATTTAGAAGAGGGGGACTGCGTGCGACTGCTGGTCCCAGACTGACCCGAACCCCTGAATCATTTGACTCAGCACG TGATATGAATATTCCATTCAGCCAGTGGACCAaggagcaggtgtgtggctggCTAGAGGACTATGGATTGGGCCAGTACGTTAGTCTCTCCAGACAGTGGGTTGAAAATGGACAAACACTTCTGTCTGCCACACCTCAGGATTTTGAGAAG GAGATGGGTCTGAAGAATCCACTGCACAGGAAGAAGTTGCAGCTCGCTCTGCGCGCATTCACCACTAAAGCTATAGAGAAGTCCTCAGAGCTGGACCACATCTGGGTCACCC GCTGGCTGGATGATATTGGATTGCCACAGTATAAAGACCAGTTCCATGAAGCTCGAATAGATGGTCGGATGATACAATATCTCACAGTG AATGATCTCTTGACTCTAAAGGTTACCAGCCAACTCCACCATCTTAGTATTAAGTGCGCAATTCATGTGCTTCATGCCAATAAATTCAACCCAAACTGTCTTCGACGTAGGCCAGTGGAGGAG AAACATCCTCCTCCTTCAGAAGTAGTGCAGTGGTCTAACCATTGTGTGATGGAGTGGCTGAGAGCAGTTGACCTAGCTGAGTATGCTCCTAATCTACGGGGCAGCGGTGTTCACGGTGGACTGATT ATTCTGGAGCCTCGCTTCAGCTCAGAGACTTTGGCCCTGCTTTTAAATATTCCTCCGCAAAAGACTTTGCTCCGTCGTCATCTCGCAACTGCATTTTCTGCTCTGGTCGGGCTTCAGGCCATGCAGGAGAAACGAGAATATGGCAATGCTACGGGCCATGTGCCCCTCACTACAACCGCAAAAGTAAAG ccGAAGAAGCTGGGCTTCACTCAATTCAGTCACCTCAGAAAGAGGAAGCCTGATGAATCTGCGGACTATATCTGCCCGATAGACAGTGGAGCACTAACAGTAAACGGAGTTTCTCGCCTGCCATCTTCAGCACAAAGGGGCCTCAGCCCCAGGTTGGACAGACAGGCTGAGCGGGAGGAACAAGTGGGTATCAAAGCTCAAACTAATGGCCCCaaacaataa
- the ppfibp2a gene encoding liprin-beta-2 isoform X1 has translation MEYDIDFYKHFAWLRKVNLHSNANSESYQERLSRLEGDKESLILQVSVLTDQVEAQGVKISDLESSLMEHRHKLNSTEEMLQQELLHRASLENQKLSLMGEVSYLKLKLADMEGKQGHGGERQHKAETVVNFISELQEQIYQFQKEINSKIQEKKALEIPNDSRLPVECPAESSESQDSNLGVPCDKTSGIVNKLEDTPNGADGNTTTLEEGSSDAEQKYYCGGESGLLKELRILKDKVEHLEDQKLQYEKKLKATKAEISSLQQLLHSKNAEIESLHSQLLARPSLTTESTEREELYRKRLNTKYQELQKLRSGMKSLAAANDEKDRRIEELTLLLNQCRQFREVSSKARQAPSAVRTLSNGRSLSSSSEEEEQGLMKNGDTSSAKSEDVKSEASTNSSASQQTSISSVQKDSDSRSEVQTLSSSMNDITNGSAQKTGPSEMRSHTLPVNSSLSEQNGIGDSSSEIQSQRSPAGSEDGDSSQRKPEKGDDSTSSDTSPVHSGQRAVGSPEYMKNNRSFKRLWGKLRRTQSGGLPATDPDSGQFRRGGLRATAGPRLTRTPESFDSARDMNIPFSQWTKEQVCGWLEDYGLGQYVSLSRQWVENGQTLLSATPQDFEKEMGLKNPLHRKKLQLALRAFTTKAIEKSSELDHIWVTRWLDDIGLPQYKDQFHEARIDGRMIQYLTVNDLLTLKVTSQLHHLSIKCAIHVLHANKFNPNCLRRRPVEEKHPPPSEVVQWSNHCVMEWLRAVDLAEYAPNLRGSGVHGGLIILEPRFSSETLALLLNIPPQKTLLRRHLATAFSALVGLQAMQEKREYGNATGHVPLTTTAKVKPKKLGFTQFSHLRKRKPDESADYICPIDSGALTVNGVSRLPSSAQRGLSPRLDRQAEREEQVGIKAQTNGPKQ, from the exons ATGGAGTATGATATTGATTTCTACAAACATTTTGCCTGGCTCAGAAAG GTAAACCTCCATTCAAACGCTAACAGTGAGTCTTACCAGGAGCGTTTGTCCCGTCTGGAAGGAGACAAAGAATCACTAATTCTACAG gtgAGTGTGCTGACAGACCAGGTGGAAGCGCAGGGGGTGAAGATCAGCGATTTAGAGAGTTCTTTGATGGAGCATCGGCACAAACTCAACTCCACAGAGGAAATGTTACAGCAG GAACTCCTGCATAGGGCGTCACTGGAGAACCAGAAGCTGAGTCTTATGGGGGAGGTGTCCTACCTGAAACTAAAGCTGGCAGACATGGAAGGAAAACAGGGCCATGGGGGTGAAAGGCAGCACAAAGCAGAG ACTGTAGTGAATTTCATTAGTGAGCTGCAGGAGCAAATATATCAGTTTCAGAAGGAAATCAATAGCAAGATCCAGGAGAAAAAGGCCCTGGAGATCCCAAATGACAGCAGGCTTCCTGTGGAGTGCCCCGCTGAGTCTTCTGAAAGCCAGGATTCAAACCTGGGGGTGCCATGTGACAAAACCTCGGGGATAGTGAACAAACTGGAGGACACTCCAAACGGGGCCGATGGAAACACAACTACCCTGGAAGAGGGCAGTTCAGATGCAGAGCAAAAGTACTACTGTGGAGGAGAAAGT GGCTTGCTTAAGGAACTCAGGATTCTCAAGGACAAAGTCGAACACCTGGAGGATCAGAAGTTACAGTACGAGAAGAAACTCAAAGCAACAAAG GCAGAGATCAGCAGCCTTCAGCAGCTCCTGCACAGTAAGAACGCTGAGATTGAGAGCTTGCACTCTCAGCTGCTGGCCAGACCCTCTTTAACCAcagagagcacagagagag aggaGTTGTACAGGAAGAGACTAAACACCAAAT ATCAAGAACTGCAGAAGCTTAGGAGTGGTATGAAATCACTGGCAGCTGCCAATGATGAAAAG GACCGACGTATTGAAGAGCTCACTCTGCTCCTGAACCAGTGCAGACAGTTCAGAGAGGTCTCTAGTAAAGCAAGGCAAG CACCATCTGCTGTCCGCACATTGTCGAATGGCAGGAGCCTGTCAAGCAGCAGTGAGGAAGAAGAGCAGGGTCTGATGAAGAATGGTGACACCTCGAGTGCAAAATCGGAGGATGTGAAGTCTGAA GCTTCGACAAACAGTTCTGCATCCCAGCAGACATCGATTTCATCAGTCCAGAAAGACAGCGATTCCAG ATCAGAAGTACAGACTTTATCAAGCAGCATGAATGACATAACAAATGGAAGTGCGCAAAAG ACTGGCCCGAGTGAAATGAGAAGTCACACGCTGCCTGTGAATTCCTCTCTGTCAGAACAAAATGGGATCGGAGACAGCAGCAGTGAAATACAGAGTCAAAGGTCTCCAGCTGGGAGTGAAGACGGAGACTCAAGCCAAA GAAAGCCAGAGAAAGGTGATGACAGCACCTCAAGTGACACTTCCCCTGTTCATTCTGGCCAGCGAGCTGTGGGCTCACCAGAATACATGAAGAATAACAGGAGCTTCAAGAGACTCTGGGGAAA ACTTAGAAGAACACAGTCTGGAGGCCTTCCCGCTACAGATCCAGATTCTGGGCAATTTAGAAGAGGGGGACTGCGTGCGACTGCTGGTCCCAGACTGACCCGAACCCCTGAATCATTTGACTCAGCACG TGATATGAATATTCCATTCAGCCAGTGGACCAaggagcaggtgtgtggctggCTAGAGGACTATGGATTGGGCCAGTACGTTAGTCTCTCCAGACAGTGGGTTGAAAATGGACAAACACTTCTGTCTGCCACACCTCAGGATTTTGAGAAG GAGATGGGTCTGAAGAATCCACTGCACAGGAAGAAGTTGCAGCTCGCTCTGCGCGCATTCACCACTAAAGCTATAGAGAAGTCCTCAGAGCTGGACCACATCTGGGTCACCC GCTGGCTGGATGATATTGGATTGCCACAGTATAAAGACCAGTTCCATGAAGCTCGAATAGATGGTCGGATGATACAATATCTCACAGTG AATGATCTCTTGACTCTAAAGGTTACCAGCCAACTCCACCATCTTAGTATTAAGTGCGCAATTCATGTGCTTCATGCCAATAAATTCAACCCAAACTGTCTTCGACGTAGGCCAGTGGAGGAG AAACATCCTCCTCCTTCAGAAGTAGTGCAGTGGTCTAACCATTGTGTGATGGAGTGGCTGAGAGCAGTTGACCTAGCTGAGTATGCTCCTAATCTACGGGGCAGCGGTGTTCACGGTGGACTGATT ATTCTGGAGCCTCGCTTCAGCTCAGAGACTTTGGCCCTGCTTTTAAATATTCCTCCGCAAAAGACTTTGCTCCGTCGTCATCTCGCAACTGCATTTTCTGCTCTGGTCGGGCTTCAGGCCATGCAGGAGAAACGAGAATATGGCAATGCTACGGGCCATGTGCCCCTCACTACAACCGCAAAAGTAAAG ccGAAGAAGCTGGGCTTCACTCAATTCAGTCACCTCAGAAAGAGGAAGCCTGATGAATCTGCGGACTATATCTGCCCGATAGACAGTGGAGCACTAACAGTAAACGGAGTTTCTCGCCTGCCATCTTCAGCACAAAGGGGCCTCAGCCCCAGGTTGGACAGACAGGCTGAGCGGGAGGAACAAGTGGGTATCAAAGCTCAAACTAATGGCCCCaaacaataa
- the ppfibp2a gene encoding liprin-beta-2 isoform X2, which produces MEYDIDFYKHFAWLRKVNLHSNANSESYQERLSRLEGDKESLILQVSVLTDQVEAQGVKISDLESSLMEHRHKLNSTEEMLQQELLHRASLENQKLSLMGEVSYLKLKLADMEGKQGHGGERQHKAETVVNFISELQEQIYQFQKEINSKIQEKKALEIPNDSRLPVECPAESSESQDSNLGVPCDKTSGIVNKLEDTPNGADGNTTTLEEGSSDAEQKYYCGGESGLLKELRILKDKVEHLEDQKLQYEKKLKATKAEISSLQQLLHSKNAEIESLHSQLLARPSLTTESTERDQELQKLRSGMKSLAAANDEKDRRIEELTLLLNQCRQFREVSSKARQAPSAVRTLSNGRSLSSSSEEEEQGLMKNGDTSSAKSEDVKSEASTNSSASQQTSISSVQKDSDSRSEVQTLSSSMNDITNGSAQKTGPSEMRSHTLPVNSSLSEQNGIGDSSSEIQSQRSPAGSEDGDSSQRKPEKGDDSTSSDTSPVHSGQRAVGSPEYMKNNRSFKRLWGKLRRTQSGGLPATDPDSGQFRRGGLRATAGPRLTRTPESFDSARDMNIPFSQWTKEQVCGWLEDYGLGQYVSLSRQWVENGQTLLSATPQDFEKEMGLKNPLHRKKLQLALRAFTTKAIEKSSELDHIWVTRWLDDIGLPQYKDQFHEARIDGRMIQYLTVNDLLTLKVTSQLHHLSIKCAIHVLHANKFNPNCLRRRPVEEKHPPPSEVVQWSNHCVMEWLRAVDLAEYAPNLRGSGVHGGLIILEPRFSSETLALLLNIPPQKTLLRRHLATAFSALVGLQAMQEKREYGNATGHVPLTTTAKVKPKKLGFTQFSHLRKRKPDESADYICPIDSGALTVNGVSRLPSSAQRGLSPRLDRQAEREEQVGIKAQTNGPKQ; this is translated from the exons ATGGAGTATGATATTGATTTCTACAAACATTTTGCCTGGCTCAGAAAG GTAAACCTCCATTCAAACGCTAACAGTGAGTCTTACCAGGAGCGTTTGTCCCGTCTGGAAGGAGACAAAGAATCACTAATTCTACAG gtgAGTGTGCTGACAGACCAGGTGGAAGCGCAGGGGGTGAAGATCAGCGATTTAGAGAGTTCTTTGATGGAGCATCGGCACAAACTCAACTCCACAGAGGAAATGTTACAGCAG GAACTCCTGCATAGGGCGTCACTGGAGAACCAGAAGCTGAGTCTTATGGGGGAGGTGTCCTACCTGAAACTAAAGCTGGCAGACATGGAAGGAAAACAGGGCCATGGGGGTGAAAGGCAGCACAAAGCAGAG ACTGTAGTGAATTTCATTAGTGAGCTGCAGGAGCAAATATATCAGTTTCAGAAGGAAATCAATAGCAAGATCCAGGAGAAAAAGGCCCTGGAGATCCCAAATGACAGCAGGCTTCCTGTGGAGTGCCCCGCTGAGTCTTCTGAAAGCCAGGATTCAAACCTGGGGGTGCCATGTGACAAAACCTCGGGGATAGTGAACAAACTGGAGGACACTCCAAACGGGGCCGATGGAAACACAACTACCCTGGAAGAGGGCAGTTCAGATGCAGAGCAAAAGTACTACTGTGGAGGAGAAAGT GGCTTGCTTAAGGAACTCAGGATTCTCAAGGACAAAGTCGAACACCTGGAGGATCAGAAGTTACAGTACGAGAAGAAACTCAAAGCAACAAAG GCAGAGATCAGCAGCCTTCAGCAGCTCCTGCACAGTAAGAACGCTGAGATTGAGAGCTTGCACTCTCAGCTGCTGGCCAGACCCTCTTTAACCAcagagagcacagagagag ATCAAGAACTGCAGAAGCTTAGGAGTGGTATGAAATCACTGGCAGCTGCCAATGATGAAAAG GACCGACGTATTGAAGAGCTCACTCTGCTCCTGAACCAGTGCAGACAGTTCAGAGAGGTCTCTAGTAAAGCAAGGCAAG CACCATCTGCTGTCCGCACATTGTCGAATGGCAGGAGCCTGTCAAGCAGCAGTGAGGAAGAAGAGCAGGGTCTGATGAAGAATGGTGACACCTCGAGTGCAAAATCGGAGGATGTGAAGTCTGAA GCTTCGACAAACAGTTCTGCATCCCAGCAGACATCGATTTCATCAGTCCAGAAAGACAGCGATTCCAG ATCAGAAGTACAGACTTTATCAAGCAGCATGAATGACATAACAAATGGAAGTGCGCAAAAG ACTGGCCCGAGTGAAATGAGAAGTCACACGCTGCCTGTGAATTCCTCTCTGTCAGAACAAAATGGGATCGGAGACAGCAGCAGTGAAATACAGAGTCAAAGGTCTCCAGCTGGGAGTGAAGACGGAGACTCAAGCCAAA GAAAGCCAGAGAAAGGTGATGACAGCACCTCAAGTGACACTTCCCCTGTTCATTCTGGCCAGCGAGCTGTGGGCTCACCAGAATACATGAAGAATAACAGGAGCTTCAAGAGACTCTGGGGAAA ACTTAGAAGAACACAGTCTGGAGGCCTTCCCGCTACAGATCCAGATTCTGGGCAATTTAGAAGAGGGGGACTGCGTGCGACTGCTGGTCCCAGACTGACCCGAACCCCTGAATCATTTGACTCAGCACG TGATATGAATATTCCATTCAGCCAGTGGACCAaggagcaggtgtgtggctggCTAGAGGACTATGGATTGGGCCAGTACGTTAGTCTCTCCAGACAGTGGGTTGAAAATGGACAAACACTTCTGTCTGCCACACCTCAGGATTTTGAGAAG GAGATGGGTCTGAAGAATCCACTGCACAGGAAGAAGTTGCAGCTCGCTCTGCGCGCATTCACCACTAAAGCTATAGAGAAGTCCTCAGAGCTGGACCACATCTGGGTCACCC GCTGGCTGGATGATATTGGATTGCCACAGTATAAAGACCAGTTCCATGAAGCTCGAATAGATGGTCGGATGATACAATATCTCACAGTG AATGATCTCTTGACTCTAAAGGTTACCAGCCAACTCCACCATCTTAGTATTAAGTGCGCAATTCATGTGCTTCATGCCAATAAATTCAACCCAAACTGTCTTCGACGTAGGCCAGTGGAGGAG AAACATCCTCCTCCTTCAGAAGTAGTGCAGTGGTCTAACCATTGTGTGATGGAGTGGCTGAGAGCAGTTGACCTAGCTGAGTATGCTCCTAATCTACGGGGCAGCGGTGTTCACGGTGGACTGATT ATTCTGGAGCCTCGCTTCAGCTCAGAGACTTTGGCCCTGCTTTTAAATATTCCTCCGCAAAAGACTTTGCTCCGTCGTCATCTCGCAACTGCATTTTCTGCTCTGGTCGGGCTTCAGGCCATGCAGGAGAAACGAGAATATGGCAATGCTACGGGCCATGTGCCCCTCACTACAACCGCAAAAGTAAAG ccGAAGAAGCTGGGCTTCACTCAATTCAGTCACCTCAGAAAGAGGAAGCCTGATGAATCTGCGGACTATATCTGCCCGATAGACAGTGGAGCACTAACAGTAAACGGAGTTTCTCGCCTGCCATCTTCAGCACAAAGGGGCCTCAGCCCCAGGTTGGACAGACAGGCTGAGCGGGAGGAACAAGTGGGTATCAAAGCTCAAACTAATGGCCCCaaacaataa